From the Apus apus isolate bApuApu2 chromosome 4, bApuApu2.pri.cur, whole genome shotgun sequence genome, one window contains:
- the LRRTM3 gene encoding leucine-rich repeat transmembrane neuronal protein 3 isoform X3, with translation MPDVWGDNFSKLFLFPGFNVIRLLSGSAVALVIAPTVLLTMLSSAERGCPKGCRCEGKMVYCESQKLQEIPSSISAGCLGLSLRYNSLQKLKYNQFKGLNQLTWLYLDHNHISNIDENAFNGIRRLKELILSSNRISYFLNNTFRPVTNLRNLDLSYNQLQSLGSEQFRGLRKLLSLHLRSNSLRTIPVRIFQDCRNLELLDLGYNRIRSLARNVFAGMIRLKELHLEHNQFSKLNLALFPRLVSLQNLYLQWNKISVIGQTMSWTWSSLQRLDLSGNEIEAFSGPSVFQCVPNLQRLNLDSNKLTFIGQEILDSWISLNDISLTGNIWECSRNICSLVNWLKSFKGLRENTIICASPKELQGVNVIDAVKNYSICGKSTTERFELARALPKPTFKPKLTRPKHDSKPPLPPTIGATESSSEPEHDTEHISFHKIIAGSVALFLSVLVILLVIYVSWKRYPASMKQLQQRSLMRRHRKKKRQSLKQMTPSTQEFYVDYKPTNTETSEMLLNGTGPCTYNKSGSRECEV, from the coding sequence ATGCCTGATGTGTGGGGGGATAACTTTTCtaagttgtttttatttccaggtTTCAATGTAATTAGGCTACTGAGCGGATCAGCTGTAGCTCTGGTAATAGCCCCTACTGTATTACTGACaatgctttcttctgctgaacGAGGATGCCCTAAGGGCTGTAGGTGTGAAGGCAAAATGGTATATTGTGAATCTCAGAAATTGCAGGAGATTCCCTCAAGTATATCTGCTGGTTGTTTAGGTTTGTCCCTTCGATATAACAGCCTCCAAAAACTAAAATACAATCAATTTAAAGGTCTTAATCAACTCACCTGGCTCTATTTAGACCATAACCACATCAGCAATATTGACGAAAATGCTTTCAATGGAATACGCAGACTAAAAGAGTTGATCTTGAGTTCCAACAGAATCTCCTATTTTCTTAATAATACCTTCAGACCTGTGACAAACCTCCGGAATTTGGATCTGTCATACAATCAGCTGCAGTCTCTGGGATCTGAACAGTTCAGGGGCTTAAGGAAGCTGCTGAGTTTACATTTGCGGTCCAACTCCCTAAGAACCATCCCTGTTCGAATATTTCAAGATTGTAGGAACCTTGAACTGTTGGACCTGGGTTATAATCGCATCCGAAGTTTAGCAAGGAATGTCTTTGCAGGCATGATCAGACTGAAAGAGCTTCATCTGGAGCACAATCAATTTTCTAAGCTCAACCTGGCACTTTTTCCAAGGCTAGTCAGCCTTCAAAACCTTTATTTACAGTGGAATAAAATCAGTGTGATAGGACAAACGATGTCCTGGACCTGGAGCTCATTACAAAGACTTGATTTATCGGGCAATGAAATAGAAGCTTTCAGTGGACCCAGTGTTTTTCAGTGCGTGCCCAATTTACAGCGCCTCAACCTGGATTCAAACAAGCTCACGTTTATCGGACAAGAAATTTTGGATTCTTGGATATCTCTCAATGACATCAGCCTTACTGGGAATATATGGGAATGCAGCAGAAACATTTGCTCTCTGGTAAACTGGCTCAAAAGTTTTAAAGGGCTGAGGGAAAATACAATCATATGTGCCAGCCCCAAAGAGCTGCAAGGGGTGAATGTTATCGATGCAGTGAAAAACTACAGCATCTGTGGCAAAAGTACCACCGAAAGGTTTGAATTAGCACGAGCTCTCCCAAAGCCAACATTTAAACCAAAACTCACCAGGCCTAAACATGACAGCaagccccctctgccccctaCTATTGGAGCCACCGAATCGAGCTCCGAACCCGAGCACGACACAGAACACATCTCCTTCCACAAAATCATTGCAGGCAGTGTGGCCCTTTTCTTGTCTGTGCTTGTGATCCTGCTGGTGATCTATGTGTCATGGAAGCGTTACCCAGCCAGcatgaagcagctgcagcagcgcTCTCTCATGCGAaggcacaggaaaaagaaaagacagtctCTGAAGCAAATGACTCCAAGCACACAGGAATTTTATGTAGATTACAAACCTACCAACACTGAAACCAGTGAGATGCTGCTGAATGGAACAGGACCCTGCACGTATAACAAATCAGGCTCCAGGGAATGCGAG